The Spirosoma foliorum genome has a window encoding:
- a CDS encoding LytR/AlgR family response regulator transcription factor, which produces MIKAIIIDDEAHCRETLSMQLAKYCPQVIMLAECRSAAEGLKAIAEHTPDLLFLDVEMPLMNGFEMLEELTSIPFDVIFTTGYDTYAIKAIRFSALDYLLKPIDKDDLLKAVAKVNPQAEPHMAQQIELLLQKLGHKPALQKIALPSLQGFELVMIDTIIRCEADNNYTHVFLKSRQSLLVSRTLKEIEEMLEESSFLRVHQSHLINLNEIIRYVRGEGGYVVMSDNSTVHVSRSRKDELLKIFR; this is translated from the coding sequence ATGATAAAAGCAATAATTATTGACGACGAAGCCCATTGCCGGGAAACACTATCCATGCAGTTGGCTAAATATTGTCCGCAGGTAATCATGCTGGCTGAGTGTCGTTCGGCAGCCGAAGGACTGAAAGCGATAGCCGAACATACCCCTGATTTACTCTTTCTGGATGTAGAAATGCCGCTGATGAATGGCTTCGAAATGCTGGAAGAACTTACAAGTATTCCGTTCGATGTGATCTTCACCACTGGCTATGATACCTATGCCATAAAAGCCATTCGATTTAGTGCGCTGGATTACCTGCTGAAACCCATTGATAAGGATGATTTGCTAAAAGCCGTTGCCAAAGTCAACCCGCAAGCAGAACCACATATGGCTCAGCAGATTGAGCTATTGCTTCAGAAACTGGGTCACAAACCCGCCTTACAGAAAATAGCGCTGCCCAGCTTACAAGGCTTTGAACTGGTGATGATCGACACCATTATCCGTTGTGAGGCCGATAACAACTATACGCACGTTTTCCTCAAATCGCGCCAGTCGCTACTTGTTTCCAGAACCCTAAAGGAGATCGAAGAAATGCTGGAGGAGAGTTCGTTTTTACGGGTTCACCAATCTCATCTGATTAATTTGAACGAAATTATCCGATACGTTCGGGGCGAAGGGGGGTATGTTGTCATGAGCGACAACTCGACCGTACACGTGTCCCGAAGCCGGAAAGATGAGTTACTGAAGATCTTTCGGTAA